Proteins from a single region of Segatella copri:
- a CDS encoding DUF6377 domain-containing protein, translated as MKLLIYLLLLLTMPLAAQGKTDEKTLTDEKTLLDRIDKMIENDQYYQGIKEKELKHLKRQAYEAEDDQTRLQFLDSIYHAYSAYRYDSAYAYMKQGLELAEKCHNTYYILRNQINWASILSVRGFYGKAESLLQSLNPDEMPYQLKQYYYFTYAWLYNYWESYAKNSDYAEEFRAQKKHYMTLLIQSFNKNNKHNVFYQYLMGEYAYLDNPTSKESLNYYLKALKMTPAKSRIHAMSAYGIARYYKHIGKLDLYEEYLVEASVSDELCQLKETIALQKLAYYIFKKDASNSKRAAKYIQHTMEDAQFFNNQLHMMEISNSLSVITSANQQAAERSRTRFLWGFIGVSIALVIILILSFVNNRQKNRLKKNKAEIEEQNEKQKEMNAQLTELNQQLIETNIKRETYMRLFMDISAAYISKLSDYRKLVSRKIKANQTADLLKSLNTHKLEEEESQMFYNRFDKAFMELYPGFVTELNKLLLPECQLEVPTTHDLTTEIRIFALMRLGVTDSKEIATLLHYSTQTIYNYKSGMRAKAINRDSFESDINQLCHIINS; from the coding sequence ATGAAACTACTTATATATTTACTTCTTTTGCTTACTATGCCATTGGCTGCTCAAGGCAAAACGGACGAGAAGACTTTAACGGACGAGAAGACTTTATTGGATCGTATTGACAAGATGATTGAAAACGACCAATATTATCAGGGAATCAAGGAAAAGGAATTGAAACATCTGAAGCGGCAAGCTTATGAAGCTGAAGACGACCAAACCCGGCTACAGTTTCTTGACAGCATATATCATGCCTATAGTGCTTACCGCTACGACTCAGCATACGCATATATGAAACAGGGGCTTGAATTGGCAGAAAAATGTCATAACACCTATTATATATTACGTAACCAGATAAACTGGGCATCCATACTCTCGGTAAGGGGATTTTATGGCAAAGCAGAAAGCTTACTCCAATCGCTCAATCCTGATGAGATGCCATACCAGCTGAAGCAATACTATTACTTCACATACGCCTGGCTCTACAACTATTGGGAATCATACGCCAAGAACTCAGATTACGCCGAAGAATTCCGTGCCCAGAAGAAACATTATATGACCCTTCTGATACAGAGTTTCAACAAAAACAATAAGCATAACGTCTTCTATCAGTATCTCATGGGCGAATACGCCTATCTCGACAACCCTACCAGCAAGGAGTCGCTCAACTATTATCTGAAGGCACTGAAGATGACGCCAGCCAAATCCCGCATACATGCCATGTCGGCTTATGGTATAGCCAGATATTACAAACATATAGGCAAACTCGACCTTTACGAGGAATATCTTGTAGAGGCATCCGTGAGCGATGAATTGTGTCAGCTCAAAGAAACTATTGCGCTTCAAAAGCTAGCCTATTACATCTTTAAAAAGGATGCGAGCAACAGTAAGAGAGCTGCCAAATATATCCAGCACACGATGGAAGATGCACAGTTCTTCAACAACCAACTGCACATGATGGAGATTTCCAACAGCCTTTCAGTCATCACTTCAGCCAACCAGCAGGCTGCCGAGCGCTCTCGTACCCGTTTTCTTTGGGGGTTCATTGGTGTAAGCATAGCGCTGGTCATCATTCTCATCCTCTCATTCGTCAATAACCGACAGAAGAACAGGCTGAAGAAAAACAAGGCTGAGATTGAAGAACAGAACGAGAAGCAGAAAGAGATGAATGCACAGCTCACCGAACTGAACCAGCAGCTGATTGAAACCAATATCAAGCGAGAGACCTACATGCGCCTCTTTATGGACATCAGTGCGGCTTATATCAGCAAGTTATCAGATTATCGCAAACTGGTAAGCCGAAAAATCAAGGCAAACCAGACTGCCGATTTGCTGAAGAGTCTCAACACCCATAAATTGGAAGAAGAGGAATCGCAGATGTTCTACAACCGGTTCGACAAGGCATTCATGGAATTGTATCCGGGTTTCGTTACTGAGTTGAACAAGCTCCTGCTGCCAGAATGCCAACTGGAAGTTCCTACTACGCACGACCTGACCACGGAAATTCGCATCTTTGCCCTGATGCGACTGGGTGTAACCGACAGCAAGGAGATTGCCACCCTGCTGCATTACTCCACCCAGACCATCTATAACTACAAGTCTGGAATGCGGGCAAAAGCAATCAATCGCGATTCATTCGAATCTGATATCAATCAGCTTTGCCACATCATTAATAGTTAA
- a CDS encoding transglycosylase domain-containing protein, whose translation MNKIKSLFAWLWQKFRTFWPWYKGLYQGKAWYTKTLVALASCIVAFILYLGAVDINFLWLFGKSPGYFSGILDPQTSEASEIYSADGKLIGKYFNENRTPVEYDEVTPDFFKALVDTEDERFYKHIGIDPIGVFAAAKDALFHHNGRGASTITQQLAKNMFRVRSQYSTGLLGKIPVLRLLIIKSKEWIIAVKLETVFSKKEIITMYANTVDFGSNSYGIKTAAKTYFNTTPKELTTDQAAVLVGMLKATTYYNPRTNPENSLARRNTVLYNMVTHGDLSKDRYNELKDEPIKLDFKVEENYDGQAKYFREAVANYLKDWCKDEGYDLYTSGLKIYTTIDTRMQKYAEDAARKQMKQVQQNFNNHWNIRRTQVGKGNWMGQDPWQDENHNVIPNFIQGIAERQPFYKALIARFPNNPDSVNYYYKEWVHPVKVFDYDKGSITINMTSEDSIKYMTTFMHCAFVAMEPQTGAVKAWVGDIDFDHWKYDKVTAERQPGSTFKLFVYTEAMNQGLTPCDKRRDEYISMEVYDKKKHEMTIWRPSNANGSFSGDSIPLKSAFAKSINSVAVRLGQEMGIKRIIETAKKMGINSPLDDTPSLALGSSDVNLLEMACAYSTIANNGKHHDPVLVTKIVDHDGKVVYEGPTDSEQVIPYKSAFLMQQLLQGGMKEPGGTSQSLWGYVGNYRDTEFGGKTGTTNNHSDAWFMCVSPKLVVGAWVGGEYRCLHFRTGALGQGSRTALPVCGYFLQSVFGDPAFQQYHGKFDKPQDSDITRDMYICASYAPKPKIDTTKVDSTAFQEEIVLDDEGNPVIREVPAKKAESESATGTATTEEKKEKKKAKPTEQPVNFDDL comes from the coding sequence ATGAATAAAATTAAGTCTCTCTTTGCCTGGTTATGGCAAAAATTTCGCACATTCTGGCCTTGGTACAAGGGATTGTATCAGGGCAAGGCGTGGTATACCAAGACCCTCGTTGCCTTGGCTAGCTGTATAGTCGCCTTCATCTTGTATCTGGGCGCAGTAGATATCAACTTCTTATGGCTCTTCGGCAAGTCGCCTGGCTATTTCTCAGGCATTCTGGATCCCCAGACCTCTGAGGCCTCTGAAATCTATTCGGCTGATGGAAAACTCATCGGCAAGTATTTCAACGAAAACCGTACTCCGGTAGAATATGATGAGGTAACACCTGATTTCTTCAAGGCACTGGTAGATACCGAGGATGAACGATTCTACAAGCATATCGGTATCGACCCTATCGGTGTGTTTGCTGCTGCCAAGGATGCACTCTTCCATCATAACGGGCGCGGTGCTTCTACCATCACACAGCAGCTGGCGAAGAACATGTTCCGTGTACGTTCGCAATATTCTACCGGTTTGCTGGGTAAGATTCCTGTACTCCGCCTGCTCATCATCAAGAGCAAGGAGTGGATCATCGCAGTAAAACTCGAAACGGTGTTCAGCAAGAAGGAAATCATCACCATGTATGCCAACACGGTTGATTTCGGTAGCAATTCCTATGGTATCAAAACCGCTGCGAAGACCTACTTCAACACCACCCCTAAGGAGTTGACCACCGACCAGGCTGCTGTGCTCGTAGGCATGCTCAAGGCTACCACCTACTACAACCCACGCACCAACCCGGAGAACAGTCTTGCACGCCGCAACACCGTATTATATAATATGGTGACACATGGTGATCTTTCAAAAGACAGATACAATGAACTGAAAGATGAGCCTATTAAGCTCGATTTCAAGGTAGAAGAAAACTACGACGGACAGGCTAAATACTTCCGTGAGGCAGTAGCTAACTACCTGAAAGACTGGTGTAAAGACGAAGGTTACGACCTCTATACCAGCGGTTTGAAGATTTATACCACCATCGATACCCGCATGCAGAAGTATGCAGAAGATGCAGCCCGCAAGCAGATGAAGCAGGTACAGCAGAACTTCAACAACCACTGGAACATCCGCCGTACCCAGGTAGGCAAAGGCAACTGGATGGGTCAGGATCCTTGGCAGGATGAGAACCACAACGTGATACCAAACTTCATCCAGGGCATCGCCGAGCGCCAGCCATTCTACAAGGCATTGATAGCCCGCTTCCCTAACAATCCCGACTCAGTAAACTATTACTATAAGGAGTGGGTTCACCCGGTTAAGGTATTCGATTATGACAAGGGCAGCATCACGATTAACATGACATCAGAAGACTCCATCAAGTATATGACCACCTTCATGCACTGCGCCTTTGTAGCCATGGAGCCACAGACCGGAGCAGTAAAGGCATGGGTGGGCGATATCGACTTCGACCACTGGAAGTATGACAAGGTAACAGCCGAGCGCCAGCCTGGTTCTACCTTCAAGCTCTTTGTTTATACCGAGGCGATGAATCAGGGTTTAACCCCTTGTGACAAGCGTCGCGACGAATATATCTCTATGGAGGTATACGATAAGAAGAAGCACGAAATGACCATCTGGCGTCCATCCAATGCCAACGGTTCGTTCTCGGGCGACAGCATCCCATTGAAGAGTGCCTTTGCCAAGAGTATAAACTCTGTGGCTGTAAGATTAGGACAGGAGATGGGCATCAAGCGCATCATCGAGACAGCCAAGAAGATGGGTATCAACAGTCCGCTGGATGACACCCCTTCTCTCGCCCTCGGTTCCAGCGATGTCAACCTCCTGGAGATGGCATGCGCCTACAGCACCATTGCCAACAATGGCAAGCACCACGACCCGGTATTGGTTACCAAGATTGTAGACCACGACGGTAAGGTGGTTTACGAGGGCCCTACCGATTCCGAGCAGGTGATACCTTACAAGAGTGCCTTCCTCATGCAGCAGCTCTTACAGGGCGGTATGAAGGAGCCGGGAGGTACATCCCAGAGTCTCTGGGGCTATGTAGGCAACTACCGTGATACTGAGTTCGGTGGAAAGACAGGTACCACCAATAACCACTCCGATGCCTGGTTCATGTGTGTGAGCCCTAAGCTCGTAGTTGGTGCCTGGGTAGGAGGCGAATACCGCTGTCTCCACTTCCGCACCGGAGCCTTGGGTCAAGGTTCGAGAACCGCTCTTCCTGTGTGCGGTTACTTCCTCCAGAGTGTCTTTGGCGACCCAGCTTTCCAGCAGTATCACGGCAAGTTTGACAAGCCACAGGACAGCGATATCACCCGCGATATGTACATCTGTGCAAGCTATGCACCAAAGCCAAAGATAGATACCACCAAGGTAGACAGTACCGCCTTCCAGGAAGAGATTGTTCTCGATGACGAAGGCAATCCTGTTATCCGCGAGGTTCCTGCCAAGAAGGCTGAAAGCGAATCTGCCACCGGTACAGCCACCACAGAAGAAAAGAAAGAGAAGAAGAAGGCTAAGCCAACGGAACAGCCTGTCAACTTCGATGATCTTTAG
- a CDS encoding ATP-dependent DNA helicase, whose amino-acid sequence MIDLDNPELQNALQIIQFTRRSLFLTGKAGTGKSTFLRYIAANTKKKHIILAPTGIAAINAGGSTLHSFFKLPFHPLLPNDSMYSVRNIRNTLKYNSEKIKIIREVELIIIDEISMVRADIIDFLDKILRVYCRNMREPFGGKQLLLVGDIFQLEPVVREDDRRLLSPFYRSSFFFDAKVFEYFKLVSIELKKVYRQSDPVFISILDHIRTSQVPMQDLQRLNQRVGAQLDESDSKLAITLSTRRDTVDYINDSQLQCLPGEPCLFRGHIQGEFPESSLPTPIELYLKTGAQVIFIKNDIEHQWVNGTLGTIIGFDEDAKIYVRTEEGKDVMVEPAAWSNMRYHFNEIEKKIEEEEIGRYEQYPIRLAWAITVHKSQGLTFNQVKIDFTGGVFAGGQTYVALSRCTSLEGISLQEPLRQSDVFVRNDVKQFARHYNDQSTINTALTQSKADKQYHDAVKAFDRGDMQSALDNFFLAIHSRYDIEQPLAKRFIRKKLNRVNELQAENERLREEIRKKDEEKEKQQKFLKRLATEYVIMGKECEKEGMKEAASLNYRKALTLYPEHPEAKRRLKHLKE is encoded by the coding sequence ATGATTGATCTCGACAACCCGGAGTTGCAGAATGCACTCCAAATCATACAGTTTACCCGTCGTTCGCTTTTCCTTACCGGAAAGGCGGGGACGGGTAAATCTACTTTTTTACGTTATATAGCCGCCAATACCAAGAAGAAACATATCATTCTTGCCCCAACAGGCATTGCGGCCATCAACGCCGGAGGAAGCACGCTCCACAGCTTTTTCAAGCTTCCTTTCCACCCGCTGCTGCCCAACGACAGCATGTATTCCGTCCGCAACATCCGCAACACCCTGAAGTATAATTCAGAGAAGATAAAGATTATCCGCGAGGTAGAGCTCATCATCATCGATGAGATCAGTATGGTTCGTGCCGATATTATCGATTTCCTGGACAAGATATTGCGGGTATATTGCCGCAACATGCGAGAGCCTTTCGGGGGCAAGCAGCTGCTTCTGGTGGGCGATATCTTCCAGCTGGAGCCTGTGGTAAGAGAGGACGACCGCCGTCTGCTCAGTCCCTTCTACCGCAGCAGTTTCTTCTTCGATGCCAAGGTGTTCGAATACTTCAAGCTCGTGAGCATCGAACTCAAGAAGGTATACCGTCAGAGCGATCCCGTTTTCATCAGCATCCTCGACCATATCCGCACGTCTCAGGTGCCCATGCAGGATCTACAGCGCCTCAACCAGCGCGTGGGAGCCCAGCTCGATGAGAGCGATTCCAAACTTGCCATCACCCTCTCTACACGCCGCGATACGGTAGATTACATCAACGACAGCCAGCTCCAGTGTCTTCCGGGAGAGCCTTGCCTCTTCCGTGGCCACATACAGGGCGAGTTTCCGGAGAGCAGTCTCCCTACCCCTATCGAGCTTTACCTCAAGACGGGGGCTCAGGTTATCTTCATCAAGAATGATATCGAGCATCAGTGGGTGAATGGCACGCTGGGCACTATCATCGGTTTTGATGAGGATGCCAAGATTTATGTGCGCACCGAGGAAGGCAAGGATGTGATGGTGGAGCCTGCGGCATGGAGCAACATGAGATACCATTTCAATGAGATTGAGAAAAAGATTGAGGAGGAAGAGATTGGCAGATACGAGCAGTACCCCATCCGTCTGGCTTGGGCGATAACGGTTCATAAGAGCCAGGGCCTCACCTTCAACCAGGTGAAGATTGATTTCACGGGTGGTGTCTTTGCGGGCGGACAAACGTATGTTGCCTTGTCCCGCTGCACCAGTCTCGAGGGCATCAGTCTTCAGGAGCCGTTGCGTCAGAGTGACGTTTTCGTGCGCAATGATGTCAAGCAGTTTGCCCGTCATTACAACGACCAGAGCACCATCAACACAGCGCTTACCCAGAGTAAGGCCGACAAGCAGTATCATGATGCCGTCAAGGCGTTCGACAGGGGCGATATGCAGTCGGCTCTCGATAACTTCTTCCTTGCCATCCACAGTCGTTATGACATCGAGCAGCCGCTTGCCAAGCGTTTCATCCGCAAAAAGCTGAACAGGGTGAACGAGCTTCAGGCAGAGAACGAGCGGTTGCGCGAAGAAATAAGAAAGAAGGATGAAGAGAAGGAGAAGCAGCAGAAGTTCCTCAAGCGCCTTGCTACGGAGTATGTGATCATGGGCAAGGAGTGCGAAAAAGAAGGCATGAAAGAGGCTGCCAGCCTGAATTATCGCAAGGCCCTCACCCTTTATCCTGAGCACCCGGAGGCTAAGAGAAGGCTGAAGCATCTCAAAGAATAA
- a CDS encoding PCMD domain-containing protein, translated as MKKQVIFGIALALAILSCLPMQGQKKVVPLKYGNMDYWVIRNIKESAIIGGNQKTIYAVGPNMTIQGNTPYTNKGGSPWGSSNVLAHVSGIYKTNNSVFRDRHGSGHCAKLETHIEKVKVLGLINIKVLAAGSLFLGDVREPITSTKDGPKAINWGIPFTARPKALRFDYKTYLPNVANRIKQNGFSGASTVAGRDHAIVVLYLQKRHEDAKGNITAKRVGTMVVRYGKSTNGWVEDATYTIHYGDIRQMAGYHAATMGLRSTDYARNSKGKSVLVREVGWAAADETPTHLVLQFSSSDGGAYIGTPGNTLWIDNVSLVY; from the coding sequence ATGAAAAAACAGGTAATTTTCGGCATTGCATTAGCGCTTGCTATTTTGTCATGTCTTCCTATGCAGGGACAGAAAAAAGTGGTTCCTCTGAAATATGGAAATATGGACTACTGGGTAATCAGAAATATCAAAGAGTCGGCTATCATTGGTGGTAATCAGAAAACCATTTATGCCGTAGGACCTAATATGACTATCCAGGGTAATACTCCTTATACCAATAAGGGTGGGTCTCCTTGGGGCTCATCCAATGTCTTGGCGCATGTTTCCGGCATTTACAAGACCAATAATTCGGTTTTTCGTGACAGGCACGGCAGTGGGCATTGCGCCAAACTGGAGACTCATATAGAAAAGGTAAAGGTGTTGGGACTTATCAATATCAAGGTACTTGCAGCCGGTTCCCTTTTCCTGGGAGATGTTCGTGAACCGATCACCAGTACCAAGGATGGTCCGAAGGCCATCAACTGGGGCATTCCGTTTACGGCACGTCCTAAGGCTCTGCGTTTCGATTACAAGACCTACCTTCCTAATGTTGCCAACCGAATCAAGCAGAATGGATTCAGTGGTGCCTCTACAGTGGCAGGAAGAGACCATGCCATCGTGGTGCTCTATCTTCAGAAGCGTCACGAGGATGCCAAGGGTAACATCACTGCCAAGCGAGTGGGTACGATGGTGGTAAGATACGGCAAGAGTACGAATGGATGGGTGGAAGATGCAACCTATACCATCCACTATGGTGATATCCGTCAAATGGCTGGCTATCATGCCGCAACGATGGGACTCCGTTCTACCGATTATGCCCGCAACAGTAAGGGTAAGAGTGTGCTTGTAAGAGAAGTGGGATGGGCTGCTGCCGATGAAACGCCTACTCATCTCGTTCTCCAGTTCTCTTCTTCGGATGGCGGTGCTTATATCGGAACACCAGGTAACACCTTGTGGATAGATAATGTATCACTGGTATATTAA
- a CDS encoding SDR family oxidoreductase: MNKIALITGATSGIGEGCARRFARGGYNLILTGRNTGKLEILKKELEAEGVEVLALAFDVRNREAAKKAVDYLPEEWRNVDVLINNAGLARGLEPEYEGDFEDWDQMIDTNIKGLLTMTRLIVPGMVERNHGHVINIGSVAGDAAYAGGNVYCATKAAVKAITDGLRIDVAHTKVRVTNVKPGLVETNFSNIRFHGDQNRADNVYRGIEPLNGDDVADVAFYAASAPEHVQIAEVLVLATHQANGTVIHRS; the protein is encoded by the coding sequence ATGAATAAAATTGCTCTTATTACAGGCGCAACAAGCGGTATTGGCGAAGGTTGTGCACGTCGTTTTGCCCGTGGCGGCTATAACCTGATTCTTACAGGTAGAAACACGGGAAAGTTGGAAATCCTGAAGAAAGAACTCGAGGCTGAGGGCGTTGAGGTGCTTGCCTTGGCTTTCGATGTGCGTAACCGTGAAGCTGCTAAAAAAGCGGTGGATTACCTCCCTGAGGAGTGGCGCAATGTGGATGTGCTTATCAATAATGCGGGACTCGCACGTGGACTGGAACCTGAATATGAGGGCGATTTTGAGGATTGGGATCAGATGATTGATACCAATATCAAGGGACTCTTAACCATGACTCGCCTGATTGTACCTGGTATGGTGGAGCGTAATCATGGTCATGTAATCAATATAGGTAGTGTGGCGGGTGATGCTGCTTATGCGGGAGGTAATGTATATTGTGCTACCAAAGCGGCTGTAAAGGCTATTACAGACGGCTTGCGCATTGATGTGGCACATACAAAAGTGCGTGTTACCAATGTGAAACCGGGTTTGGTTGAAACAAACTTCTCTAACATCCGTTTCCATGGTGACCAGAACCGCGCAGACAACGTTTACCGCGGCATAGAGCCTCTGAACGGCGATGACGTGGCAGATGTTGCCTTCTATGCTGCAAGTGCCCCAGAACACGTGCAAATAGCTGAGGTGCTGGTTCTTGCTACGCATCAGGCTAACGGAACCGTGATACACAGAAGCTAG
- a CDS encoding dTDP-glucose 4,6-dehydratase translates to MKNIIITGGAGFIGSHVVRLFVNKYPEYHIINLDKLTYAGNLANLKDIEDKPNYTFVKGDICDFDLMLKLMQDYKVDGIIHLAAESHVDRSIKDPFTFAQTNVMGTLSLLQAAKVYWESLPEGYEGKRFYHISTDEVYGALQMTHPEGIPAPFTTKASSGKNHEAYGEEFFVETTKYNPHSPYSASKASSDHFVRAFHDTYGMPTIVTNCSNNYGPYQFPEKLIPLFINNIRHRKPLPVYGKGENVRDWLYVVDHARAIDMIFHKGKIAETYNIGGFNEWKNLDIIKVVIKTVDRLLGRKEGEDMDLITYVTDRKGHDMRYAIDSRKLQKELGWEPSLQFEEGIEETVKWYLDNQEWMDNVTSGDYQKYYDNMYSNR, encoded by the coding sequence ATGAAGAATATCATTATCACGGGCGGTGCAGGGTTCATCGGCTCACACGTAGTAAGACTTTTCGTGAACAAATATCCTGAGTATCACATCATCAACCTCGACAAGTTGACATACGCTGGTAATTTGGCAAACCTCAAGGACATTGAGGACAAGCCTAACTATACTTTCGTTAAGGGCGACATCTGCGATTTCGACCTGATGTTGAAGCTGATGCAGGACTACAAGGTGGATGGCATCATTCATCTCGCTGCCGAGAGCCATGTAGATAGAAGTATCAAGGATCCATTCACTTTCGCTCAAACCAACGTGATGGGAACCCTGTCTCTGCTCCAGGCGGCAAAGGTTTACTGGGAGAGTCTTCCTGAGGGATACGAGGGTAAGCGCTTCTACCATATCTCTACTGATGAGGTTTACGGTGCCTTGCAGATGACTCATCCTGAGGGCATTCCTGCTCCTTTCACCACCAAGGCATCCAGCGGTAAGAACCACGAGGCTTATGGCGAGGAGTTCTTCGTAGAGACAACCAAGTACAATCCTCACTCTCCATACTCAGCATCCAAGGCAAGCTCAGACCACTTCGTCCGTGCTTTCCACGATACATACGGTATGCCTACCATCGTGACCAACTGCTCTAACAACTACGGTCCATACCAGTTCCCAGAGAAGTTGATTCCGCTGTTCATCAACAACATCCGTCATCGCAAGCCATTGCCAGTATATGGTAAGGGTGAGAACGTGCGCGACTGGTTGTATGTAGTGGATCATGCCCGTGCCATCGATATGATTTTCCACAAGGGTAAGATTGCTGAGACCTACAACATCGGCGGTTTCAATGAGTGGAAGAACCTCGACATCATCAAGGTGGTCATCAAGACCGTTGATAGATTGCTCGGCAGAAAGGAAGGCGAGGATATGGATCTCATCACCTACGTAACCGATAGAAAGGGTCACGATATGCGTTATGCCATCGACTCTCGCAAGCTTCAGAAGGAACTCGGTTGGGAGCCATCACTCCAGTTTGAGGAGGGAATCGAGGAGACCGTAAAATGGTATCTAGATAATCAGGAATGGATGGACAATGTAACCTCTGGCGATTACCAGAAGTACTACGACAACATGTATTCTAACCGTTAA
- a CDS encoding DUF308 domain-containing protein, protein MKVIHSSIFRAVCAIIVGVLLIQYREQTVTWITIAIGVLFFLSGVISLASYWAAKRNAEKMQGQILSDSNGKPIMGMMPKFPLVSVGSLILGLLLALMPQVFIAWLMFILAFILILGALTQFVNLASAAKMGRVGILFWLFPSVLLLLGLLAIIKPSAIASAPLFIIGWGMLIYGVVELLNAFKVSNNKRIWLNNQQQKQDSKEIYVDVEEVKNEK, encoded by the coding sequence ATGAAGGTAATACACAGTTCAATATTCCGCGCAGTATGCGCCATCATCGTAGGAGTCCTGCTCATCCAATATCGTGAGCAGACTGTCACCTGGATAACCATCGCCATCGGTGTTTTGTTTTTCCTTTCAGGTGTCATCTCCCTTGCCAGTTATTGGGCAGCCAAGCGCAATGCAGAGAAGATGCAGGGCCAGATTCTGTCTGATTCCAATGGTAAGCCTATCATGGGCATGATGCCTAAATTCCCGCTTGTGAGCGTAGGCAGTCTTATCCTGGGATTGCTGCTTGCCCTGATGCCTCAGGTGTTTATCGCCTGGCTGATGTTCATCCTGGCGTTCATCCTGATTCTGGGTGCTCTGACCCAGTTTGTCAATCTGGCTTCAGCAGCTAAGATGGGACGCGTAGGCATCCTCTTCTGGCTCTTCCCTTCAGTCCTTCTTCTGCTGGGTCTGCTCGCCATCATCAAACCTTCAGCCATCGCCTCTGCTCCTCTTTTCATCATCGGTTGGGGTATGCTCATCTATGGAGTAGTAGAGCTTCTCAACGCCTTTAAAGTCTCCAACAACAAGAGAATCTGGCTGAATAACCAACAGCAGAAACAGGATTCAAAGGAGATTTATGTGGATGTAGAGGAAGTGAAGAACGAAAAGTAA
- a CDS encoding histidine phosphatase family protein has product MTKLYLVRHGETVDNKAQIMQGQTPGKLNMKGIEQAEEVARKMVGTPIDVFVSSDLYRSIQTCEIIAGSHPVVTTPLLRERDWGDFTGKFILDLPKNPKDWPDNIETLEKMKSRARNFLTWLKVTYPDQTVLAVGHGIINKAIQSVYYKRPMNQIEKMANAEVRVLIL; this is encoded by the coding sequence ATGACAAAATTATATTTGGTGCGCCATGGTGAAACGGTGGATAACAAGGCGCAAATTATGCAGGGACAAACACCGGGAAAACTCAATATGAAAGGTATTGAGCAGGCTGAGGAAGTGGCCAGGAAAATGGTCGGTACGCCTATCGATGTCTTCGTATCGAGCGATCTCTATCGCAGTATACAGACCTGTGAAATTATCGCCGGCTCGCATCCCGTTGTCACCACTCCCTTGCTCAGAGAGCGCGATTGGGGCGATTTTACGGGTAAATTCATCCTTGACCTGCCGAAGAACCCAAAGGATTGGCCGGACAACATAGAGACGCTCGAAAAGATGAAATCAAGAGCCCGGAATTTCCTTACCTGGCTCAAGGTTACTTATCCTGATCAGACCGTTCTTGCTGTGGGGCATGGCATCATCAACAAGGCTATCCAGAGTGTTTATTATAAACGTCCGATGAACCAGATAGAGAAAATGGCGAATGCTGAGGTCAGAGTCCTTATTCTTTAA
- the rfbD gene encoding dTDP-4-dehydrorhamnose reductase has protein sequence MNILVTGANGQLGHEMQICAQKSNHKFVFTDVAEGYEKLDITNLDAIREKVRENDIQVIVNCAAYTNVDKAETDYDLVNLLNNTAAGNLAQAMKEVDGTLIHVSTDYVFQGDKNIPCREDWETNPLGVYGKTKLAGEKSIEATGCKHIIIRTAWLYSQWGKNFVKTMQSLTASHDTLKVVFDQVGTPTYAGDLAAVISHIIETDQLDKTGIYHFSNEGVCSWFDFAKIICELSGNTCDIQPCYSEEFPSPVKRPHFSVLDKSKLKQTFGFKVPYWTDSLKKCIAELAAAK, from the coding sequence ATGAATATATTAGTAACAGGCGCTAATGGTCAATTGGGACATGAAATGCAAATCTGTGCCCAAAAAAGCAATCACAAGTTTGTCTTCACTGATGTGGCTGAAGGCTATGAAAAACTGGATATCACCAATCTTGACGCTATCCGAGAAAAGGTGAGGGAGAATGATATTCAGGTAATTGTTAACTGCGCTGCTTATACCAACGTAGATAAGGCTGAAACAGATTACGATCTGGTTAATCTGCTCAACAATACTGCTGCGGGAAATTTGGCACAGGCTATGAAGGAGGTAGATGGTACTTTGATTCATGTATCTACCGACTATGTTTTTCAGGGCGACAAGAATATACCTTGCCGTGAAGATTGGGAAACGAATCCTTTGGGGGTATATGGTAAAACGAAACTTGCAGGCGAAAAGAGTATTGAAGCTACTGGATGCAAGCATATCATCATCCGTACAGCATGGCTCTACTCGCAGTGGGGTAAGAACTTCGTGAAGACCATGCAGAGTCTCACGGCAAGCCACGACACCCTGAAGGTGGTCTTCGACCAGGTGGGTACTCCAACTTACGCTGGCGACCTGGCTGCTGTCATCTCACATATCATCGAAACTGACCAGTTGGATAAGACGGGCATCTACCACTTCTCTAATGAGGGTGTCTGCTCTTGGTTTGATTTCGCTAAGATTATCTGCGAACTGAGCGGAAATACTTGCGATATTCAGCCTTGCTACAGCGAGGAGTTCCCAAGCCCAGTGAAGCGTCCTCACTTCTCTGTACTTGACAAGAGTAAGTTGAAGCAGACTTTCGGATTCAAGGTGCCATACTGGACTGACAGTTTGAAGAAGTGCATCGCTGAATTGGCGGCAGCAAAATAA